The proteins below come from a single Desulfitobacterium metallireducens DSM 15288 genomic window:
- a CDS encoding cache domain-containing protein, producing MRSLRQQILFSLITSLLLLATSFILIFGSHMQERAISAAIIKAQSDLATCTEIIDLQYPGDWKVENGSLFKGKKEIAFNNNLVDYLSTLTGDTVTVFLNDTRVATTVRSSDGERALGTKVSDVVAQKVLKNGEVFLGEANVVGETYQTAYEPIRDAYGNIVGMFYVGISRSYTKDLIVNSLWQTAAIGGGITLLVGILAWLFVEKVIIRPLRNITLGTRDLATGHVTEKVDISGPKEIGELASAFNQMIERLENVTKGLENQTEIPEKGQEIGIENQVEVTETGHTSEISPEETCFEQAVLIEAQNTFIEHERYLSEHKLPKGLNKETLKQITHFFVDQQGFVSAEEVAEGVKLTRVTVRRYLEFLEERGLLTSKLKYGTVGRPVRIWSTKENLD from the coding sequence ATGCGTTCACTTCGTCAACAGATATTGTTTTCATTGATAACTTCGTTATTGCTTCTGGCGACTAGCTTTATTCTTATTTTTGGCTCTCATATGCAAGAAAGGGCGATTTCGGCAGCCATTATCAAGGCCCAATCGGATTTGGCCACCTGTACGGAAATAATTGATCTCCAATATCCCGGAGATTGGAAAGTAGAGAACGGGTCTTTATTTAAGGGAAAAAAAGAGATTGCCTTTAATAATAATCTCGTGGATTACTTATCAACGTTAACAGGTGATACGGTGACTGTCTTTCTTAATGATACACGCGTTGCGACTACAGTGAGAAGCTCGGATGGGGAAAGAGCACTTGGAACAAAAGTTTCGGATGTTGTTGCTCAAAAAGTCCTTAAAAATGGTGAAGTCTTCTTGGGAGAAGCTAATGTAGTTGGTGAAACCTATCAAACAGCTTATGAACCGATTCGAGATGCTTATGGGAACATCGTAGGGATGTTTTATGTGGGGATCTCACGGAGTTATACGAAAGATCTTATCGTTAATTCTCTTTGGCAGACTGCTGCCATTGGTGGAGGAATAACTCTTCTTGTCGGAATACTGGCTTGGCTTTTTGTCGAAAAAGTGATTATTCGTCCTCTTCGAAACATTACCCTTGGGACACGGGATTTGGCGACAGGTCATGTGACAGAAAAAGTGGATATCTCTGGTCCTAAAGAGATTGGAGAGTTGGCTTCGGCATTTAATCAGATGATCGAACGATTGGAAAATGTCACTAAAGGATTAGAGAATCAAACGGAAATTCCTGAGAAGGGACAAGAAATCGGGATAGAGAATCAGGTAGAGGTGACAGAGACTGGTCATACTTCAGAGATTAGTCCTGAAGAGACGTGTTTTGAACAAGCCGTACTAATTGAAGCACAGAATACGTTTATAGAACATGAAAGATACTTAAGTGAGCATAAATTACCCAAAGGTTTGAATAAAGAAACACTGAAACAGATTACTCATTTCTTCGTCGATCAACAGGGTTTTGTTTCAGCAGAGGAGGTTGCTGAAGGGGTAAAATTAACCCGAGTAACGGTAAGACGGTATCTCGAGTTTTTGGAAGAGAGAGGATTATTGACCTCAAAATTAAAATATGGGACGGTCGGTCGCCCGGTTCGTATTTGGTCGACTAAAGAAAACCTGGATTAA
- a CDS encoding formate dehydrogenase subunit gamma: MSIQTQTKGQFGQPAGTDKVLRFTLGERVSHWIHAVSFFLLLFTGLGILSLTIRPALAVIGGVQVARILHRTVAVLFVVGVGSMFFIGNPKYHWEWLRMVFHFTKADWQHVRVFPKEFFGGHGNYPAQDKYNGGEKINSLFTVFGSIFITLSGVVMWFPAVFPPALVRWAYPVHDLSMFMMTTAVIGHMYLGLLHPDSRVSLSGMLNGYVPSKFAKAHHAAWYERVKKGQN; the protein is encoded by the coding sequence ATGTCAATTCAAACACAGACGAAAGGACAATTTGGACAGCCAGCGGGGACAGATAAGGTTTTACGGTTTACCTTGGGTGAACGCGTAAGCCATTGGATCCATGCTGTATCATTCTTTCTCCTTCTCTTTACTGGCTTAGGAATCTTATCGCTCACCATTCGACCTGCGCTTGCGGTAATTGGCGGAGTTCAAGTTGCTCGGATCCTTCATCGCACCGTGGCGGTGTTGTTTGTGGTCGGGGTGGGTTCCATGTTTTTCATCGGCAATCCCAAATATCATTGGGAATGGCTAAGAATGGTTTTTCATTTTACAAAAGCAGACTGGCAACATGTCCGTGTTTTTCCGAAGGAGTTCTTTGGAGGACATGGAAATTATCCGGCCCAGGACAAATACAATGGTGGAGAGAAGATCAATTCATTATTTACGGTTTTTGGCTCGATCTTTATCACTCTGAGCGGTGTTGTAATGTGGTTCCCTGCTGTTTTTCCACCAGCGCTCGTTCGGTGGGCTTACCCTGTTCATGATTTATCCATGTTCATGATGACGACGGCTGTGATTGGGCATATGTATCTCGGACTTTTGCATCCCGATTCACGGGTCTCTTTATCGGGTATGCTGAATGGGTATGTGCCTTCGAAATTCGCTAAGGCCCATCATGCTGCTTGGTATGAGCGGGTGAAGAAGGGGCAAAATTGA
- the rbr gene encoding rubrerythrin gives MEFSKTQTFQNLANAFAGESQARNRYTFFASIAKNEGHQFVQQVFESTADNEKEHAKVFYKLLNAHSQGETNGFHVDADYPLVYKDTLTSLRAAAEGEREEWEVIYTKAAEIAEQEGFKGIALVFREIAEVEEHHMKRFEDLAEKLEKGTLYKKESPTTWKCTNCGYVHEGPEAPDTCPACKHPKGYFQELPQDY, from the coding sequence GTGGAATTTAGCAAAACCCAAACCTTTCAAAATCTGGCCAATGCTTTTGCTGGTGAATCCCAAGCTCGGAATCGCTATACTTTCTTCGCGAGTATCGCTAAAAATGAAGGCCATCAATTTGTTCAACAGGTGTTTGAATCGACGGCGGATAATGAAAAAGAGCATGCCAAAGTCTTTTACAAGCTCTTAAACGCCCATTCTCAGGGAGAAACAAATGGATTTCATGTTGATGCGGATTATCCGCTTGTGTATAAGGATACTTTGACGAGCCTCAGAGCGGCAGCTGAAGGGGAGCGTGAAGAATGGGAAGTTATTTACACAAAAGCTGCAGAGATTGCGGAGCAGGAAGGGTTTAAAGGTATTGCCCTTGTCTTTCGAGAAATTGCTGAAGTGGAAGAGCATCATATGAAACGTTTTGAAGATTTGGCAGAGAAACTCGAAAAAGGAACCCTTTATAAAAAGGAATCTCCAACCACGTGGAAATGTACAAATTGCGGCTATGTTCATGAAGGCCCTGAAGCTCCCGATACCTGTCCAGCCTGTAAACATCCCAAAGGATATTTTCAAGAGCTTCCGCAAGACTATTAA
- a CDS encoding NUDIX domain-containing protein: MSHPIITYNFCPQCGKPLIQGQFSKQNYPYCPDCSFVHWGEFSLGVGGIVWRENKVLLVQRAQNPGKGNWTIPGGFVDQRERISEAIVRELQEETGLETEPVSLIALRDRPGNKHDLYMVFILRYIAGELQPELEEVSQIGFFTIEECRKLPLAHLSLSVIEASQTQLSGFIPVHGIQLIGEKSVLYQVPTPIRQDI, from the coding sequence ATGTCACATCCAATCATCACCTATAACTTTTGCCCCCAGTGTGGCAAACCCTTAATCCAAGGTCAATTTTCCAAACAGAATTACCCGTATTGTCCAGATTGCTCTTTTGTACATTGGGGAGAATTCTCCTTAGGCGTTGGGGGAATCGTTTGGCGCGAAAATAAAGTTCTCCTCGTTCAAAGAGCTCAGAATCCCGGCAAAGGAAACTGGACGATTCCCGGAGGATTTGTTGATCAAAGAGAGCGCATATCCGAAGCTATCGTCCGCGAGCTTCAGGAAGAAACGGGACTCGAAACAGAACCTGTTTCCCTAATTGCCTTGCGCGACCGTCCTGGGAATAAACATGACTTATATATGGTTTTTATTCTCCGCTACATCGCGGGTGAATTACAACCTGAGCTCGAAGAAGTGAGTCAAATCGGTTTCTTCACAATAGAAGAATGCAGAAAACTCCCACTCGCTCACCTCAGCCTGAGTGTCATAGAGGCCTCTCAAACTCAGTTAAGTGGTTTCATCCCTGTCCACGGAATTCAACTCATCGGTGAAAAATCAGTCCTCTATCAAGTCCCCACCCCCATAAGGCAGGATATCTAA
- a CDS encoding 4Fe-4S dicluster domain-containing protein — protein MSRKMVFVDTSKCTGCKACTVACKEWNELPAEKTQLVTSYQTMKDFTPKTWTFITFTEKYESQKMNWYMRKAQCFHCAEPACLKSCSSKAISKTDSGYVVINQDLCIGCGYCVENCPFGVPQLDKTAKKAHKCTGCIDRVENGLIPSCVATCQPGTLKFGERETLMAEAKKRLAEVQKTHPKARIYGETEMGGTTFVYLLLNDPEVYGLPVNPQTPLSLTLWKDVVRPVGGMAVGGAAAAVAVGVLGHFLRGSYRDQPPEDQNTQEGGER, from the coding sequence ATGTCACGAAAAATGGTTTTTGTCGATACGTCCAAATGCACGGGTTGTAAAGCGTGTACAGTGGCTTGTAAGGAATGGAATGAACTCCCTGCTGAGAAGACCCAACTTGTCACGAGTTATCAGACGATGAAAGATTTCACTCCTAAGACCTGGACGTTTATCACATTTACGGAAAAGTATGAAAGCCAAAAGATGAATTGGTATATGCGCAAAGCTCAATGCTTCCATTGTGCTGAGCCAGCCTGCCTGAAATCTTGTTCGTCCAAGGCGATTAGTAAGACGGATTCTGGGTATGTTGTGATTAACCAGGATCTGTGCATCGGGTGCGGGTACTGCGTAGAGAACTGCCCTTTTGGTGTCCCTCAACTGGATAAGACAGCAAAAAAAGCACATAAATGTACGGGCTGTATTGATCGGGTTGAAAATGGTTTAATCCCTTCCTGTGTGGCCACTTGCCAGCCGGGTACGCTTAAATTCGGGGAGCGGGAGACGCTGATGGCGGAAGCTAAGAAAAGACTAGCAGAAGTTCAGAAGACCCATCCTAAGGCGCGAATCTATGGAGAAACAGAGATGGGGGGGACGACTTTCGTCTATCTTCTTCTTAATGATCCAGAGGTCTATGGTTTGCCGGTTAATCCACAGACGCCGCTTTCCCTTACCCTATGGAAAGACGTGGTTCGCCCCGTTGGGGGAATGGCAGTTGGAGGGGCAGCCGCGGCAGTTGCGGTCGGAGTTTTAGGACACTTTCTTCGCGGATCTTATCGTGATCAACCACCCGAAGACCAAAACACGCAGGAAGGGGGCGAGCGCTAA
- the fdnG gene encoding formate dehydrogenase-N subunit alpha → MEVSRRNFLKLSGASLAALVTGLGFEPDVARAQGYDLKIEGSQKIPSICHFCSGGCGLLLYVKEGKLIHLEGDPDHPTNGGTLCPKAASLRSVAYSSDRVTKPRRRAPGSDYWEDISWEEALDRVAKKTKEVRDSSWKATDPIKNAKTGEMEEFPVNRVEGIAFLGSAEVDNEESYIFSKFCRVLGTPYNEHQARIUHAPTVASLSPSFGRGAMTNSWSDLQNSQVFLIAGSNCAENHPIAMRWINRAKEHGAKIIVVDPRFTRTASQADVFAQIRPGTDIAYLGAIIRYIIENKLYDEEYLKNNTNALLKLNKEYKFEEGLFSGFDSKTNKYGVDSWSYQLGADNTPLKATSFEDPDCVLSKLKEHYSRYTFETAEEITGIPATKIQEIAETFCAARPGSILYALGMTQHTTAVQGIRAYAVIQLLLGNIGKAGGGINALRGEPNVQGSTDMANLFNSLPGYLPHPISTDKTLQNYLVRNGSVQEKPIVALLKAWYGENATKENDYDFSYLPKNNPATNATMVKVFELMEKGQFKLLFNFGSNSLVSIANRQLVRSALKKLDMLVVSDLYEIETAQFWREPGVKPEEIQTEVIMFPAAFVYEKAGSLTNSSRWIQWKDAAIKPLGEAKPDLDIIDALFKRVRKLYEGSTEEKDAPILHARWDYGEEPSALKVLQEINGYDETTGKVLPTLASYLNAPVGTVSTGCWIYAGVTGNGNLAARRKNDDPSGLGIFNGWSYAWPGNIRILYNRASCDAQGQPLDPKRKLVWWDAANQVWAGNDGADVADKTKGPDTPQGRQSFRMNPEGVGRLFAAKYTSGMIATLPVPGQPVIGIRPAALCVDGPIPEFYEPTESPTVNLLHPNVSASPTAIVPSAFPEIQKRGKPEDYPYVLTTYGVVEHFCAGGITRNIPWLNELMPEPFAEISKNLAQKIGAKEGDRVEVSSARGKVTVRCLVTDRLQTYKTNGKDTETIGMPWSWGFASLSPGPSTNELTIASLDPGAGTPETKVCLVNIRRA, encoded by the coding sequence ATGGAGGTATCCCGTCGTAATTTCCTGAAGCTTTCGGGAGCGTCACTGGCTGCGTTAGTGACAGGGCTTGGTTTTGAACCAGATGTTGCTCGGGCACAAGGGTATGACCTAAAAATTGAGGGTAGCCAAAAGATCCCAAGTATTTGTCACTTTTGCTCTGGAGGCTGTGGTCTGCTTCTTTACGTTAAGGAAGGTAAGCTTATTCATTTGGAAGGAGACCCAGATCATCCAACCAATGGAGGGACCTTATGTCCTAAAGCGGCCAGTTTGCGTAGTGTTGCTTATTCATCAGATCGGGTGACGAAGCCTCGACGTAGGGCACCTGGTTCCGATTACTGGGAGGATATTTCTTGGGAGGAAGCTCTGGATCGAGTTGCTAAGAAAACAAAAGAGGTCAGGGATTCTTCTTGGAAAGCCACTGATCCAATAAAGAATGCTAAGACTGGAGAGATGGAAGAGTTCCCAGTGAATCGTGTAGAGGGAATTGCTTTCCTCGGTTCTGCTGAAGTCGATAATGAAGAGTCCTATATTTTCTCCAAGTTTTGTCGAGTTTTGGGTACACCCTATAATGAACATCAGGCCCGTATATGACACGCTCCCACGGTGGCAAGTTTGTCACCATCATTTGGCCGCGGTGCAATGACCAACTCATGGTCAGATTTACAAAATTCTCAAGTGTTCCTTATTGCAGGTTCGAACTGTGCTGAAAACCATCCGATCGCGATGCGCTGGATTAATCGGGCCAAAGAACATGGGGCGAAAATCATCGTCGTTGACCCTCGATTCACACGTACAGCCTCACAAGCGGATGTCTTTGCTCAGATTCGTCCAGGAACAGATATTGCCTATTTAGGAGCAATCATACGTTATATTATTGAAAACAAGCTATACGATGAAGAGTATCTGAAGAACAATACGAATGCTCTTTTAAAATTAAATAAAGAGTATAAATTTGAAGAAGGGCTCTTTTCAGGATTCGATTCCAAAACAAATAAATATGGGGTCGATAGCTGGAGTTATCAACTTGGAGCAGATAACACGCCTTTAAAGGCGACGTCCTTCGAGGATCCTGACTGTGTTTTGAGTAAGCTCAAGGAACATTACTCTCGTTATACCTTTGAAACCGCTGAGGAAATAACGGGAATTCCGGCAACGAAGATTCAAGAGATCGCCGAGACTTTCTGTGCTGCCCGCCCGGGGAGTATTCTTTACGCTTTAGGAATGACTCAACACACAACTGCGGTTCAAGGAATTCGTGCGTATGCTGTTATTCAGTTGCTATTAGGCAATATTGGTAAAGCTGGCGGCGGAATTAATGCTCTCCGTGGAGAACCCAATGTCCAAGGCTCAACCGATATGGCGAACCTCTTTAACAGTCTCCCAGGTTATCTCCCCCATCCTATTAGTACGGATAAAACGCTTCAGAATTATCTGGTACGGAATGGTTCCGTCCAAGAAAAACCAATCGTTGCTCTGCTTAAAGCATGGTATGGTGAAAATGCCACAAAAGAAAATGATTACGATTTTAGTTATTTGCCCAAAAATAACCCAGCCACAAATGCAACAATGGTTAAAGTCTTTGAACTTATGGAGAAAGGTCAATTTAAGCTTCTCTTTAATTTCGGTTCGAACTCCTTAGTATCCATTGCCAATCGCCAACTCGTCCGTTCCGCTTTAAAAAAATTAGATATGCTTGTGGTTTCCGACCTCTATGAAATCGAAACGGCTCAGTTCTGGCGGGAACCCGGAGTTAAGCCTGAGGAAATCCAAACTGAGGTGATCATGTTCCCGGCAGCTTTTGTTTATGAGAAAGCAGGTTCTCTGACCAATTCTTCACGTTGGATTCAATGGAAGGATGCGGCGATTAAACCTCTAGGCGAGGCTAAACCTGATCTTGATATTATCGATGCGCTTTTTAAGCGGGTTCGAAAGCTGTATGAAGGAAGTACAGAAGAGAAGGATGCCCCGATTTTACATGCACGTTGGGATTATGGAGAAGAACCGAGTGCGTTGAAGGTTCTTCAGGAGATCAATGGTTATGATGAGACGACCGGAAAGGTTTTACCGACGTTGGCTAGTTATCTTAATGCTCCTGTGGGTACTGTGTCTACAGGATGCTGGATTTATGCCGGTGTCACAGGAAATGGGAATTTAGCGGCTCGCCGAAAAAATGATGATCCATCTGGTTTGGGGATTTTTAATGGGTGGAGCTATGCTTGGCCAGGCAATATTCGGATTTTATATAACAGAGCCTCTTGTGATGCGCAAGGTCAACCGCTTGATCCAAAGCGGAAGCTTGTCTGGTGGGATGCTGCCAATCAGGTTTGGGCCGGGAATGATGGAGCCGATGTTGCGGATAAGACAAAAGGACCGGATACTCCCCAAGGAAGGCAGAGCTTTCGGATGAATCCGGAAGGGGTTGGTCGCCTCTTTGCTGCCAAATATACGAGTGGAATGATCGCGACTCTGCCGGTTCCAGGGCAGCCTGTAATCGGTATTCGTCCAGCAGCACTTTGTGTTGATGGACCGATTCCTGAGTTCTATGAACCGACTGAAAGTCCAACGGTTAACCTTTTACATCCGAATGTATCGGCGAGTCCTACGGCAATTGTACCCTCAGCTTTCCCAGAAATTCAGAAACGCGGTAAGCCTGAAGATTATCCTTATGTATTAACGACCTATGGTGTTGTAGAGCATTTCTGTGCAGGGGGAATTACTCGTAATATTCCTTGGCTGAATGAATTGATGCCTGAGCCATTTGCTGAGATCAGTAAAAATTTAGCCCAAAAGATCGGTGCCAAAGAGGGAGATAGGGTTGAAGTTTCCTCAGCGCGGGGCAAAGTGACGGTGCGATGCCTAGTGACGGATCGACTTCAGACCTATAAGACAAATGGCAAAGATACAGAAACCATTGGTATGCCTTGGAGTTGGGGATTTGCCAGCTTAAGCCCTGGGCCGAGTACGAATGAATTAACGATTGCCTCACTTGACCCCGGGGCAGGAACTCCTGAGACCAAAGTATGTCTGGTCAATATAAGGAGGGCTTAA
- a CDS encoding MFS transporter yields MKINRLATYLQKSEIPPPVLILVLGGFIQSTGNSLMWPLNSLFMYNVLGRTLTEAGMLISAQALTTLLGQFVSGFLADRFGAMRMMHFGFIGAIISLGLIARFPVWEVYAPGLLGFGLSIAFIFVPLNALISQLWPEGGRRGFNLLYVFNNAGVAVGTALGGVVANYSFRLIFLFNALAFSIYLIFILVGVPAKNGVNTNATSRRSRQTLSHDLSFPVLLSLSGGILMVWAAYIQLPTVLPVIMTQLGFSLPQYSILWTLNGIFIVTLQPFIQWIIRHWAHSFTRQFYLSCLLIGISFVILLAQFPYYSYLLAMLVLTLGEMLIFPAVPAAAAQIAPKGKAATYQGIAAGAASGGRVLGPLFGGLVFDYWGGQIIWILALSFIGISIFAFFLYQRAVRNFQHLIPLNPET; encoded by the coding sequence ATGAAAATAAATAGACTAGCTACATACTTGCAAAAATCAGAAATTCCCCCTCCTGTCCTTATCCTCGTTCTAGGCGGTTTTATCCAGTCCACTGGAAACTCATTGATGTGGCCTTTAAATAGTCTCTTTATGTATAATGTTCTCGGTCGAACGCTTACAGAAGCAGGCATGCTCATATCTGCTCAAGCTTTGACTACACTTCTCGGCCAGTTTGTCAGCGGATTTCTAGCTGACCGCTTTGGAGCAATGCGAATGATGCACTTTGGCTTTATTGGAGCCATCATATCGTTAGGACTCATTGCACGCTTCCCTGTTTGGGAGGTTTATGCACCCGGGCTACTTGGCTTCGGGCTTTCCATTGCTTTTATCTTTGTCCCGCTCAATGCCCTGATCTCTCAGCTTTGGCCTGAAGGGGGACGGCGCGGCTTTAATCTTCTCTATGTATTCAACAATGCGGGAGTTGCAGTCGGCACCGCTCTAGGCGGGGTTGTCGCTAATTACTCTTTCCGATTAATATTCCTCTTTAATGCACTTGCTTTTTCTATTTATCTTATCTTCATCCTCGTGGGAGTTCCTGCAAAAAATGGCGTAAATACAAATGCGACTTCAAGGCGATCCCGTCAAACTTTAAGCCATGATCTTAGTTTTCCCGTTCTTCTCTCCCTCAGCGGTGGAATCCTAATGGTCTGGGCTGCCTATATCCAGCTTCCCACTGTCTTACCCGTTATCATGACTCAACTTGGTTTTTCCTTACCTCAATATAGTATCCTCTGGACCCTGAATGGGATCTTTATCGTCACCTTACAACCGTTTATCCAGTGGATCATCCGACATTGGGCTCACAGCTTTACTCGTCAATTCTACCTTTCGTGTCTTTTAATCGGAATCTCGTTTGTCATCTTACTTGCTCAATTTCCTTATTATTCGTACCTTCTCGCCATGCTAGTTTTAACTCTAGGTGAAATGCTCATCTTTCCTGCAGTCCCTGCTGCCGCTGCTCAGATAGCACCGAAAGGAAAAGCCGCAACGTATCAAGGGATTGCTGCTGGGGCTGCCTCAGGAGGACGGGTACTTGGCCCCTTATTTGGAGGCTTAGTTTTTGACTATTGGGGCGGACAAATAATTTGGATTCTCGCATTAAGTTTTATCGGAATATCCATTTTCGCTTTTTTCCTTTATCAACGTGCTGTGCGAAACTTCCAGCATCTAATCCCTCTTAACCCCGAGACTTAA
- a CDS encoding transglycosylase domain-containing protein → MLEDIKAFLRRITHPIYSSQFWRKPKFWKGFSLIVLLLFILGSSSFTLWMLSLDVSKLQSPLARPTYIYDQNGDKVSELSSSKIDPVSLEKVPQTLRDAVIDTEDRRFYEHNGVDLWSIMRALSRDLQTGDFSEGGSTITQQLAKNLFLPSDKTISRKITEAAYALKIELTLSKDQILEEYLNQIYFGEGQWGIQNAARYYFGKNVEGLNLEESALLAGLPQAPSIYSPLNDKEKALERRNLVLSLMNDQGNITDAEYQRARSAPITLRKGSLNNLSGKFAPYVDCVIEEAISRYGFTEDQLLTGGLQIYTAMDPKVQLAAETVYKNDQYFPSGKSDQSVQSGIAILDQHTGGIRGLVGYRGESAFRSFNHATQLKRQPGSAIKPLTVYGPALEKGYTPFSQLYDGPLSINGYTPQDYDYQNRGEVTMEEALQYSWNIPAVWLLNEIGLDTGLSFGQKAGLPLTEKDKTLSLALGGISDGVSPLQMAQAYGTFANLGTMNKAYAITKITSEEGYVFAQMEPESVQVTSPQNAYTMTQLLENVVDNGTGKNAEIGRPTAGKTGSVELPHTQEFSGITKGSKDVWFVGYTPELTAAIWMGYDKTDRNHYLSTSGGTEPASVFREVLSKALKTAPITNFEVPLGYTDPWQSNPFDSFGDQKNNSKNKNDKNSEKTPSQNWKDRLFKRFGLDSNSFDSWFNSGNGKKKDSQK, encoded by the coding sequence TTGCTAGAGGATATTAAAGCCTTTCTGAGGCGAATCACCCATCCAATTTATTCCTCTCAGTTTTGGCGAAAGCCAAAGTTTTGGAAAGGGTTCTCATTAATTGTCCTCCTTCTTTTTATCCTCGGTTCCAGTTCCTTCACTTTATGGATGTTGTCTTTAGATGTCAGCAAACTCCAAAGTCCACTGGCTCGACCGACCTATATTTATGATCAAAATGGGGATAAGGTTTCTGAACTCTCTTCCTCAAAAATTGACCCCGTTTCGCTTGAAAAAGTTCCGCAAACGCTGCGTGACGCAGTCATTGATACAGAGGATCGACGTTTTTATGAACACAATGGAGTTGATCTTTGGTCAATCATGCGCGCTTTGTCCCGTGATTTACAAACGGGTGATTTTTCCGAAGGGGGAAGTACGATTACCCAGCAACTAGCCAAAAACCTCTTTTTACCTTCGGATAAAACGATCAGCAGAAAGATTACCGAAGCCGCTTATGCCCTTAAAATCGAACTCACCTTGAGCAAAGATCAAATCCTTGAAGAATACCTTAATCAAATTTATTTTGGGGAAGGCCAGTGGGGAATTCAAAACGCTGCTCGGTATTATTTTGGGAAAAACGTTGAAGGCCTCAACTTGGAAGAGTCAGCTCTGCTCGCAGGACTACCTCAGGCTCCGAGCATCTATTCTCCACTAAACGATAAAGAAAAAGCCCTTGAACGTCGCAACCTAGTCCTTTCTTTAATGAACGACCAAGGCAATATCACTGACGCTGAATATCAACGGGCACGCTCTGCTCCGATTACCCTCCGTAAAGGATCACTCAATAATCTCTCTGGAAAATTTGCTCCCTATGTCGATTGTGTGATTGAGGAAGCGATCTCACGCTACGGTTTTACTGAAGATCAGCTTCTAACCGGCGGGTTGCAAATTTATACTGCAATGGATCCAAAGGTTCAACTCGCAGCAGAGACAGTGTATAAAAATGACCAGTACTTTCCTTCTGGGAAATCAGATCAAAGCGTCCAAAGTGGGATAGCGATTCTTGATCAGCATACTGGAGGAATACGAGGACTCGTCGGTTACCGTGGGGAAAGCGCGTTTCGTTCCTTTAACCATGCCACTCAACTTAAACGGCAACCAGGTTCCGCAATTAAACCCTTAACCGTATACGGTCCAGCCCTGGAGAAAGGGTATACGCCCTTCTCTCAACTCTATGACGGGCCCCTCAGCATCAATGGTTACACCCCTCAGGACTATGATTATCAAAACCGGGGCGAAGTGACCATGGAGGAAGCTCTTCAATATTCTTGGAACATCCCTGCAGTCTGGCTTTTAAACGAAATTGGCTTGGATACAGGCCTGTCCTTTGGTCAAAAGGCAGGCCTTCCTCTCACAGAGAAAGACAAGACATTGAGTCTTGCGCTTGGTGGAATATCGGACGGAGTTTCTCCCTTACAAATGGCTCAAGCTTACGGAACGTTCGCCAATCTCGGCACGATGAATAAAGCCTATGCAATTACTAAAATCACCTCTGAAGAGGGTTATGTCTTTGCTCAAATGGAACCGGAATCAGTGCAAGTGACCAGTCCTCAAAACGCCTATACCATGACCCAGCTTTTAGAAAACGTCGTCGATAATGGAACGGGTAAAAATGCCGAAATAGGACGACCTACTGCAGGTAAAACAGGTTCCGTAGAACTTCCCCACACTCAAGAATTCTCTGGAATTACAAAGGGTTCTAAAGATGTCTGGTTCGTGGGTTATACCCCTGAACTTACCGCCGCCATTTGGATGGGCTATGATAAAACCGACCGCAACCATTATCTCTCAACCTCTGGAGGAACTGAGCCAGCTAGTGTTTTCCGCGAAGTACTCTCTAAAGCCTTGAAGACTGCTCCCATAACAAACTTTGAAGTCCCCTTAGGGTATACAGACCCTTGGCAATCCAACCCATTTGACTCCTTTGGAGATCAAAAGAATAATAGCAAAAATAAAAATGATAAAAATTCCGAGAAAACACCCTCACAGAATTGGAAAGATCGTCTCTTCAAACGCTTCGGTCTTGACTCGAATTCCTTCGATTCCTGGTTTAACTCAGGCAATGGGAAAAAGAAGGACTCGCAAAAATAG